Proteins encoded together in one Porites lutea chromosome 2, jaPorLute2.1, whole genome shotgun sequence window:
- the LOC140928953 gene encoding bile acid-CoA:amino acid N-acyltransferase-like, with amino-acid sequence MFAFAPKSSLADEITEIRITHLKQLQSITLEAKLFSDKGELFESYAHYVADKDGNVDVGHDLSVGGSYCGVEPMGLIWSMKQAPGQREGIRLLKRDVTVPYDIIVNCFDGHVIPRETSLLPFSSGTFQKSYMADGVKRVPVREGRIRGTLFLPPGDGPFPGVMDLLGGTGGLVEFKASLLASRGFAALALAYFGYDDLPSSSSPYVELDYIEEAAKWLYQHPKVLPGGIALHSHCMGTWLALLLASYSTDLVKAVVAVGPWYFAISNTAYRYKGKLSNTYNLAAEAVKYTDQGVILRFCFAASKETTNPLADLPALTPVENIFCPILLVYSTEDLNMNAELTSRYIYDRMKAVKKDSLCTMLQLPGAGHMVDPPHSPLCYSSYSSFSKEQVVWGGQPKSHAMGQMIYWDKSLLFMQQHLMRNVKSSL; translated from the exons ATGTTCGCTTTTGCACCAAAATCTTCTCTGGCGGACGAGATAACTGAAATTCGTATCACGCATTTAAAACAGCTGCAAAGTATTACTCTTGAAGCGAAGTTATTCAGCGACAAGGGCGAATTGTTCGAGTCATACGCTCATTATGTCGCTGATAAAGACGGCAATGTCGATGTTGGCCACGACCTCTCTGTAGGTGGATCTTACTGCGGAGTTGAACCCATGGGATTGATATGGAGCATGAAGCAGGCACCAGGGCAAAGAGAAGGAATTCGACTATTGAAAAGAGATGTTACTGTGCCGTATGATATCATCGTGAACTGTTTTGATGGTCATGTAATTCCACGTGAAACATCGCTGCTGCCATTTTCTAGCGGCACATTTCAGAAGTCGTACATGGCGGATGGAGTAAAGAGAGTTCCTGTAAGAGAAGGGAGAATCCGAGGGACGTTGTTTCTGCCACCGGGTGATGGACCATTCCCAG GAGTAATGGATCTTCTTGGTGGCACAGGAGGACTGGTTGAATTCAAGGCCTCCTTGTTAGCTTCTCGTGGATTTGCAGCCTTAGCACTGGCCTATTTTGGCTATGATGATCTTCCTTCATCCTCAAGTCCATATGTTGAACTGGATTACATTGAAGAGGCAGCAAAATGGCTGTACCAACATCCTAAGGTCTTACCAGGTGGTATAGCACTCCATTCTCATTGCATGGGAACGTGGCTTGCTTTGCTTCTTGCAAGTTATAGCACTGATCTAGTCAAGGCTGTGGTAGCAGTAGGACCATGGTATTTTGCTATCAGCAATACTGCATACAGGTACAAAGGAAAGTTGTCAAATACATACAACCTCGCAGCAGAAGCAGTAAAATATACAGATCAGGGAGTAATTCTCAGATTCTGCTTTGCAGCTTCCAAGGAGACAACCAACCCATTGGCTGACTTGCCAGCCTTGACTCCggtggaaaatattttttgtccTATTTTACTAGTATATAGCACAGAAGATTTGAACATGAATGCCGAATTAACCTCACGGTACATATATGACCGTATGAAAGCAGTGAAAAAGGATTCTCTTTGCACTATGTTGCAATTGCCAGGTGCTGGCCATATGGTTGATCCACCCCATTCTCCATTATGCTATTCATCTTATAGCAGCTTTTCCAAAGAGCAAGTCGTGTGGGGTGGGCAACCTAAGTCTCATGCAATGGGACAGATGATTTATTGGGACAAAAGTTTACTATTCATGCAACAACATTTGATGAGAAATGTAAAGAGCAGTTTGTAG